In the Campylobacter concisus genome, ATAAAGATGATAAGCTTGGTATAAATTTATTAAGTAAAGAGAATATGGATGAATTTATTAGCTCTTTTAATGAATCAAAGAGTTTAACTAGAGTAGATAGTGGTATGTGGGAAGATGGGGATGAGGAAGTCTTAGTAAAAGTGGAGATGAGCAATGAGATAGTTTTTCCACTAAAAATCAAGCCTTTAAATAATAGAGGTATGGAATATGACCGGACGCTTATGTTGGGAGACAAGGGCGAGAGCCAAGCAATATTTGGCAGAAATAGAAACAATGGCAAAAGACAACACGCCGCAAGAGATCTATATACAGATATGCCTTTTAAAAAGAATGTAGACATAAAAACATTTAAGTCAGATGTAGAGATAGTATCTATAGCTGATGGCGAAGTAATAAAGACTGGTAATTTTTACTGTAAAACCGATCACATAACGATACAATACGACACAGTAGAATTTGGTAGCTTTATAATAAGATATGGCGAGGTTGATCCTTCAAGAGTAAAAGTAAAAGCGGGTGATATGGTGCGAAAAGGTCAGGTTATTAGGATATTCTGGACTAATGATTGATAACGGTGATCACCCAAATATAGTTGATAAAAAAATAGTAACCATGCTTCACTTTGAGTGCTTTACAAATGGAGCCAACAAAGATGATCCTTTAACCGTCACCAATGATCCAAACAATAAATTTAAAAGGCGTAAAGACTTAGCAGATCCTATTGAGATATTAAAAGAGGGATATAAAAATACTTTTGGGGAAATATTATGAGGATAATCTTTAAAATAATCTTAGCTTTACTTATAGCTGTAAATTTATCATTTGCAACAGATGATTATATAGATGATTATTATGATAGCTGGAAGCAAAAGACAATATCAAAAAAGTTTTTGAGTCAAGGTTGCAAAACAATATCAAAATACATTTGGAATGAAAGCAAGGTTTCCTATCGTCAAACAAATATATTAAATATATACAAAGAGCCTATTTTAAATTTATATGGAGACTACGACTTAAAAATTAAAGAAATACAACATCTAAAAAATCAAAAATGCAAAGAGTGTAATAAAAATTTTTGTTACGACTTTAATTTTAAGTGGTTAAACAACAAAAGTCTTTTGGTACAACTATATTTTCATGCTGATAAATATTCTAAATCAAGCTGTGAATTATGGCTATATGAAGAAGAAGATGGTAGCGTAGATGTATATAGTTTTACGTCTAAAAATTTACCCGATTAATAATGAACGATATATTTATGAAATCAATCTTTAAAATAATCTTAGCTTTACTTTTAGCTGTAAATTTATCATTTGCAACAGATGATCATGATAATAGCTGGGAAAAAAAGACAATACCTAAAAAGTTTTTGAATAAAGACTGTAAAAAGCTTGCAAAGAAAATTTGGGTTGAAAGTATGGTCACTTACCGCAGAGATACAATATTAAATATGTACAAAGAGCCAATTTTAGATGTTCTCATTTATGAACCTCCTATAAAAGACATAGAATGTATGAAAAATATAAGATACAAGACCTATGATGCAAATAACTATTCTTATGACTTTGATTTTAAATGGATAAACAAAGACACTCTTTTGGTTCAGTTCTTTGACACTAATCCTGAAAATATCTGTGAGCTATGGCTATATGAGGAAAAAGACGGTAGCGTAGATGTTTATAAATTTACATCCAAAAATTTACCTGACTAATAAATTTGATAAAAGAATAGAAGATGTAACCTACTTTAGTAGCCGAATATGGAAAGTATGCGATAATGAGTGCTGCTTGGTTTTGGCTTTCCAATAATTTGCACAAAATAGCAGATGAGAGTAAAAATGACTCAAATAACGAAAATGTAGTGGATAAAATAACTTATGTTATTAATAGGGGGACCGACAACCAAAGCAAAAGAGATAGAAAAGAAAATTACACAAGGATTAGAAATGCTGAAATTTTTCAAATTTTTAAATAGTGCATTTTTATTATTATCATTGCTGGCTTGCAATGGTATGGGAAAAGATGAAATACCAAATTTTAAATACAAAGACACATCTAACTATTATTTTAAAATAGGCAGTGATAGCTATTCTGTAAAGATTTTACGTAATTATAATGAGGACAACCTGGGGCGGGCGATAGACATAAAAGAGTGTGCTATTATTTACAAAGAGAAAATGAAAAAATGGAGTTTTTGTTACGACGATATGTCTATGTGGAGCGTTACGGCTAGTGGTAATATAATTGAGTTTAAAGGCGGAACCCAAGACAGAGATGGAAATATAGTGGACTTTTATATACTTTTTAAAAAATTAGTATCGGAATTTTATTTGTATGAGTACATTTGGAAATTTGGGTATATAGATAAAGCTACAAACGATGAAAAGATTAGTAAAGTAGAAAATTACTATACGAATCATGATAAAGATGATAGACTTTATATAAATCAAATCACTCCAAAAATTCTTAATGACATGAGAAAAAATTTTATGAAAAATAAGCAGTAACTAGGTAATTTGAGCAACATATTAAAAAGTAAATATATTTATAGGACAAAAATTTATATGTTTTTGAGCTCTTAATACTTAGCAAAGCCACTAGAATATCGACCGGAAAATTCAAATAAATAGAAAATAGTGAGGTAAAGGTAACTTAACAGTCATAGATGATCCAATTAGTATCAGAAATATTTTGCAAAAAGCAAATATAATAAAAGATTTCACTACAAATTCTGGTATAAAACTTGGCGACAAACAAGACCAAATTTTAAAGAAACTAGGTAAACCAAACGATCTACAAGAAAAAAACGCCATTTCTATCGTCACCTACATCACTGAGCAAAATGAAAGCAAACTCTTACAAGAATTTGATATGTCACTCTACTATGAGAAATTCATCTTTTCTAATGGAGTTTTAAAAGAGTATGAATTTGGATTTGAGTACCCGTGATATTCCGCGGATCAGGATATTAATTCCATAGAGTAGCAAAAGATATTTTACGGCCTAAAAGCGTAGAATTTTTACTCTTCGTCCAAATTTATTTCAGGTAGTTTTTCTTCTATAAAACTCTTATCTTTTTTGGTAGCTGGTGTAACTTCGCTCGCTTTTTTTAAAAGCCCATCAAGCCCTTGTCTTGCCAAACGCTCATTTAGCTGCTCTGGCGTATCTTTCACACCATCAAGATCGCTTAAATCGTCAAATTCTTCATCGTCTTCTTTTTGGATCTTTATCTCGTAATCAAGCTTGCCATTAAGCCTTGCTAACTCGTCGCTTATCGCAGAGCAAAAGACCTCGCTATATCCCCTGTGAGCGCAGTTTTTGGTTAGAAATTCACTCATCACATTTAGGTGATTTATGTAGTCATCTTGCAAGATATTTGCCTGCAAAAGCTCAAATTTCAAAAAGAGCCAGTAGGTGTTAAGCACGTCGCTTTCGCAGTATTCATTTATCTTATCAAGCTCGCCTGCATAGTATAGCTCAAGCACCTGATCGCCGTGCACGTCGTACTTGCCAGGTAAATTTAAACTAGCGCAAAGTGTGTCAAGCTTTAGTCCTCTTACGCTTCCAAAATCGCTTATAAAATCAAGCAGATCAAGGTGAAATTTAGGCGAATACCTTGCCCTATAATTTTCCCATTTATTTTTATTTAGCTCTTTGTTTTCGCTCTCGTAATACGCCGCTGCATTTAGATTGTAGCGCATCGCACGCACCATTAGCATCGGTAGGTCAAAGCCACGGCCGTTAAAGCTAACAAGCCTTGGGTTATAGTCATTTATAAATTTTAAAAATTTAGCGATGATCTCGCGCTCATCCTTGCCCTCCATCGTGCTAACTTTTAAAAATTTACCGTACTCATCAGCCATTACCGCAGAGATCGCGACCACTCTATGAAACATCACAGGCAAAAAATCACTACCACTGGCCTCTTTTTGCAAGGCCATCGCTTGCACGCTCACATCTTCATCGCTCCCATCAATGCCATAAATTTTTCTTATCAAATTTGCATCAGGTATCGTCTCGCAGTCAAAGACACAGATGTAACTTTTCGCCATTTTAGCCCTTTTTTAAGCATTTTTTTTTAAAATCATACCAAAAATTTATATCTAAAGTGATCAATGCAAAATAAAAATCAACTAAAAATAGCCATCGTCAAACTCTCCGCTCTTGGGGATATCGTGCATGCAGCTATTGTGCTTCAGTTTATCAAAAAGCACTATCCAAATGCTCATATCACGTGGCTAGTTGATGCTCGTTTCGCAAGCCTTTTAAAAGATCATCCGCTTATCGACGAGCTAGTCGTTTTACCACTTAAAGAGAGCTTTAAAAAGAGCTACAAGATCATAAAAACGCTTGGTAAATTTGACAAAGTGATCGATCTGCAAGGACTTTTTAAATCAGCTGTCGTCGCAAAAATAATATGCAAGCAAACTTATGGCTTTAGTAGAGAAAGTATCAAAGAAAAGATCGCAGCTAGGCTTTATAGACATAAATTTAAAATTGATTACAACGAAAATATAATCATTAGAAATTTGGCACTTGTGGCTTTCGCTCTAAATTTTAGCTTTGAAGCAAGTGAAATTTTAGAAAAAGCACCTTGCTTTGAAGTAAGTGAAATTTATAAAAATGAAAGTGGTAAAAAACGCGTTTTAATCGCTGCCTTTGCAAGCGAAGAGAGCAAAATTTATAACAAATTTAAAGATGTGATTAGGCTACTTGATGGATGTGAAATTTACCTTTGCTACGGAAGTGAGAGCGAGAAAGTAAGGGCTGAGGCGATCATCTCAGGCACCTCAGCAAAGCTACTTGAAAAACTTAGCATAAAAGAGATGATAAGCTTCATTACAAGCTGTGATTTAGTAATTGGCAACGATAGTGGCCTAACGCACCTTGCTTGGGCTGTAAATAGGCCTTCTATCACACTTTTTGGCAACCGTCCAAGCCACAGAAATGCTTACATCACGGATAAAAATTTAGTTATAGATATGGGCAAGCAAATAGACGCGAGAAGTATCGATAAAAACGACTTTTGTATAAAAGAAATTTACCCAGAAACAGTTGCAAATTTTGCAAAAAGGCTACTTCATGGATAAGCTATATCTAGCTGGCTTTTACACCTTGAAATTTTTTATATTTTTACTGCCTCACTCACTTCAAAATTTGCTTGCAAAATTTTTAGCTTTTGCGTTTATGAAACTTAAAAAAAAGAGATTTCATATCGTTATGACAAATTTAGATCTTGCGTTTGGCGAGTCAAAAACTAAAGAAGAGAAGCTAGAAATCGCAAAAAAATGCTACTACAACTTTGCAAAATATCTTGGTATAAATTTCATCCTAAATCAAAACACGACAAAGCAAAAGATACTTGATCAAGTTGTTTTTAAAAATGAGCATTTTTTACTTGATGCGATGAAGTCTGGCAGGCCTATCATAGTTACAACTGCGCATTTTGGGCAGTGGGAGATATTTGGCCTAGCAGTTGCAGCTCATTTTGGACCGTCTTCAGTGCTTGGCAGAAGGCTTGATAGCAGCGTCATGGATAAAATTTTAAGAGCAAATAGATCGCAGTTTGACGTGGAGCTCATTGACAAAGATGGCGGCGCAAAAGACATCTTAAAAGCGCTAAAAGCTAGGCGAATAGTGGGAATTTTAGTCGATCAAAATACCGCTCCAAAAGATGGCATAAAGGTGAAATTTTTTGACAAAGATGTACTTCACACACCAGCTGCGAGCGTGCTAGCTCAAAAAACAAACGCCCTAATAATTAATGCATTTATCTATCAAAAAGATGAAAATATAAGTGAAATTTGCTTTTCGCCAGCCATTGATATAAATAAATTTGACAAAGAAGAGGCGGTGCAAAAAGTAACGCAAATGCAGTGTAGCGCGTGCGAAGAGATGGTTAGAGCAAGGCCTGAGGAGTACTTTTGGTTTCACCAAAGGTTTAAGAGATTTTACAAAAATGAATATAAATGCTAAGTGTCGTCATCTTAACTTTTAACAGCCAAAAATATCTGCAAGAAGTGCTAGAAAGTACAAATTTTGCAGATGAGGTCATTGTGGTTGATAGTGGCTCAAGCGATGGCACAAAGCAAATTTGTCAAAATTTTAGTAATGTTAAATTCTACGAGCAAGCATGGCTTGGATTTGGCGCACAAAAGCAAAAGGGAGTGGATCTAGCTAAAAATGAGTGGATCTTTGTGCTTGACAGCGACGAGGTGATCACTGATGAACTTAAAAACGAGATCATAGATACGCTAAAAGAGCCAAAATTTATGGCTTACAACGTAGCTAGGCTAAATTTTTTCTTTGGTAAAGCGATCAAAAATATGGGGCTCTATCCAGACTACACAGTGAGGCTTTTTAACAAAAATTTTGCCAAATTTGATGGCAGAGCCGTGCATGAAAAGGTCATTTTAAATGATGACTCACAAAAGCTTGGAACGCTTAAAAATCACTTCTTGCATTACGCATATGAGAGCATCGAGCAGTTTATCGCTAAGCAAAATCGCTACTCAAGCATGGGCGCAAAAAAGAATTTATTTAAAGCTCTAACAAGCCCAGCGTGGACATTTTTTAAGCTTTATGTGCTAAAAGGCGGCTTTAAAGAGGGCTTTGCGGGCTATGTTATCGCTAGACTTTACGCTCAGTACACATTTTGGAAATATATAAAATGAAAATACTTGTAATTAAATTTAGAAATATCGGCGACGTACTTTTAACCACGCCACTCATTGAAAATTTGCACCACTACTACCCAGACGCAACCATCAACTTTGCCCTAAACAAAGGCACAGAAGCGATGATAGAAGGAAATCCTTACATAAACAAAATCCACATTTACGATAGACAAAGTGCAAATTCTGGCTTTTTTAAAAAACTAATTACTGAGATAAAATTTATAAAAGCCATCAAAAAAGAAAAATACGATATGGCCGTACAAACAACCACAGGGGATCGCGGCATCATCATCTCAAAATACGCAAAGATCAAAAAAATAGTAGGCTTTCTTGGCAAAAATCAATCAATAAATAAACTTCTAAACGTCAAAGCGAAATACTATGAAAATTTTTCACATACGATCGATCATAATCTAAACGCTTTAAGAGCTTTGGGGTTTGAACCGGTTAGCAAAAAGGTGAGCGTATTTTCAGACGAGAGCGTGGAGCATCTAAATTTACCAAAACGCTTTGTACATATGCATCTTACAAGTCGCTGGATGTTTAAATGCGCAAACGATGAGAGCATGGCAGAGCTCATTGACTACTGCGAAAATGAGCTTGACGTAAAGGTCGTGCTAACAAGCGACAATAAAGAAAATGAGCTAGAAAAGCTAGCAAGCGTACTAAAAATTTGCAAGAGTGAGCCCATAAATTTAGGCGGCAAGCTAAATTTGAAACAAACGATCGCCCTATCAAAGTGCTCAAGCCTTTTTATCGGAGTGGATACAGCTATCATGCACATCGCTGCGGCAAATGACGTGCCTGTGATCGCTTTTTTTGGTCCAAGCAATGCTTTTGAGTGGGGGCCTTGGGATAACTCACTCATGGAAAATGGCTACACAGCGCAAAATGGCATCCAAAATATGGGCAAACACATCGTCTATCAAAAAGACTGGGACTTTGTACCTTGCGATAAAGAAGGTATAGCAAAGCATGGCATAGAAAAGACCTTGATGGATTTTAGCGACGAAATGCCAAAAATAAAAGCCAAAATAAAAGAAATTTTAGGATAGACGGATGAATATTCTTCACACGCAGACACTTTTTAACTGGGGTGGCGAGCAAAATAAGACGCTAAACGAGATGCGTTTTATGCGCGAGATGGGTCATAATGTCATACTTTTTTGCAACCCAAACTCTCAGATAGAAAGCATTGCAAAAGAAGAAGGCTTTAGTGTTATAGTACAAGAGATGAATAAGAAAAATTTTCATAAAAGCGTGCCAGCACTTTGCGAAGCGATAAGCTCAAACAAGATAGATGCCTTGATCACGCATGGCTCGACTGATAGCTGGGTTGGAGCCGTTGCTGGACTATTTTACCGAAGCAAAGGCGTTAAATTTTACAAGGAAAGGCATAATCTTTTTCCTATAAAAGGCTTTCTCTCAAAACTCATGCACAAAAGACTATTTGATAAAATTTTATACATCTCAGATAGTGTCAAAGAGTACCTGCTAAGCATCGGCGTTAGCAAAGATAGGCTAGTTTTTATGCCGAGTACGGTCGATGTGGAGGCGATAGATGCCACAAAAAGCACATTTAGAGATGAGTTTAATATATCTCAAGATGAACTAGTTATCGGTACTTTCACCTCTCTTTACCGCAAAAAAGGCGTCTTTGACTTTGCAAGTGCCGCAAAAGAAATTTTAAAGTCAAAGGATGCGACTATTGTATTTTCTGGCAACATTAGTGACAGCACAAAAGAGCAGATCGCCTCTATGTTTGATCAAAAAGATAAGATTATCTTCACTGGCTTTAGAAATGACGCAGCAAATATTATAAAAAGTTTTGATATCTACGTCTTTGCATCGCACTCTGAGGGGCTTGGTACAGTTTTACTTGAAGCGATGAGCTCAAAAGTGCCAGTCGTTGTCTATGACAACGCGCCGATGAACGTACTAGTTAAAGATAGAGAGCGTGGGCTTTGTGCTAAAAATTTAGATGAAATTTCACTAAAAGAGTGCATTTTGGAGCTGATAAATGAGCCTGAAAAAGCTAAAATTTACTCTCAAAATGCCTTTAAATTTGTGGATGAAAACTTTAGCCATAAAGCGCTAAAAGAAGCTATTAAAAATTTACTGGAGCAAAAATGAACTACCCAGTTTGCGTGCTAACGATGCACCACTGTAATAACAATGAAAATGACTTTGCCATTAAACCAGAGCTATTTAAAAAGGCGCTTTTGATGGCGTTAAATGAGGGCTATAAATTTATAAACTACAACCGGTTTAAAGATATAGCTAGTGGCCGAGCAAAAGCCTCAAGAAAGAGCATTTTACTAACTTTTGATGACGGATATTTTGATAATTATAAATTTGCATTTCCTATCCTAAAAGAGCTAAAAATTCCAGCTGTTTGCTTTTTGATAACAGATAAGATCAAGGATTTTAAAAGACAAGATTACGACTTTGCATTTAAAAAACATAAAGAAATAGACTACGAAAAAGATGCAGAGTATTTTTTAAATTTAGACGAGATTAGGCAGATGCAAGAGAGCGGGCTTTTTGAGTTTGATAGCCATACAGCGAGCCACTTTTCTTGCAAAAGTAACGATGAAACAAAGTTAAGAGAGGAATTTTCAAGCTCGCTAGCCAAGATAAAAGAGCTATTTCCTGAAAAAAAAGAATTTGGCTTTTGCTTTCCAAAAGGGCACTTTAACGAGCTTTCACTAAAAGTTGTGAGAGAGTATTATGACTTTGCCTTTAGTGTGATAGATGGTGGATTTTGCGCAGGAGATGATAAATTTAAGATAAGACGTATCGATATATCAAACAATGCAAAGAGCGAGAGTGACTACATTTTTAGGATCAAAAAGAAGCTTTTTATCTATTCTACACCAGTGCTAGGAAATTTGTATTCAAATTTTAGAAATAGAGGATATAAATAATGCTTGAAGCATTAAATGAGGCTTGTAAAGAAATTTTAAAAGATAAAAAACGAGCCTTAATCGCTCTCACTGGGCTTCACGGCAGTAGCAAAAGCACACTTGCAAAGCAAATTAGAAAAAATGGATTTAAAAACTTTAAACCTTACCAAATCGCTGTAATCGATGATGATGTAATGAGCCTAAATTTATTTATAGCTCGTCCAAAGATAAAGATCAAAAGTGATCATCAAGATGAGTTAAAGCCATTTTTTAAATTTATCATGCCGTTTGTAAAAGTCGTAATATACGTAAGCGCAAATCCACTTTTACGTATAAGTAAATGCGACATTCTTTGTGTTTTAAATGCTGATGAAGAAGCTGCTTGAATAGCTGGAATTTATAAGAAAACTTGAGCAAGTATTCAAGCAGCACACAAAAACAAATAGATAAAAAAGAACTTGATCTAGCGGGTCTTGAGTATAAATTTAAATTAGAGTTCAAATCACCAATAAAGCAAAATCTTACAAAAACATATAGCCAAAAATGAAAAAATTTTTACCAAATAATTTAGCCCATTAAGACCTTATCGCCGCGTAGATAGAGCCTAAAATATCATTTTGATATATAAACATGGTCTTTTTTAGCCATTTCTCATCACGTTTTGTCACTATCCGTTTTATCTCTTCAAGATTGCCGTCAGCTTTATTAATGCCACGTTTTGTAGTAAAAAACGCGCTGTATCCGTGCTTTTTAGCAGTACTTAGATACTTGTCATTATATTTGCCTCTTGGCCAGCAAAGTGCGTTGTCTTCAAAGCCAAAGTTTTTCTTCATAAACTCACGGCAAAGGCCAAATTCCTCGTCCAAACTAAGCTGCCCAAAATATCCATCAAAATGACCATGCGTATGTGAGTGAAAGTAAAAACAATCACTCATTTTCTCGATCTGCTCTAAATTTAATATTACATCTTGCGGCCTACTTGGAGCAAGCCTCTTGCACTCGTTGTGAT is a window encoding:
- a CDS encoding 3'-5' exonuclease; translated protein: MAKSYICVFDCETIPDANLIRKIYGIDGSDEDVSVQAMALQKEASGSDFLPVMFHRVVAISAVMADEYGKFLKVSTMEGKDEREIIAKFLKFINDYNPRLVSFNGRGFDLPMLMVRAMRYNLNAAAYYESENKELNKNKWENYRARYSPKFHLDLLDFISDFGSVRGLKLDTLCASLNLPGKYDVHGDQVLELYYAGELDKINEYCESDVLNTYWLFLKFELLQANILQDDYINHLNVMSEFLTKNCAHRGYSEVFCSAISDELARLNGKLDYEIKIQKEDDEEFDDLSDLDGVKDTPEQLNERLARQGLDGLLKKASEVTPATKKDKSFIEEKLPEINLDEE
- the rfaQ gene encoding putative lipopolysaccharide heptosyltransferase III, producing the protein MKILVIKFRNIGDVLLTTPLIENLHHYYPDATINFALNKGTEAMIEGNPYINKIHIYDRQSANSGFFKKLITEIKFIKAIKKEKYDMAVQTTTGDRGIIISKYAKIKKIVGFLGKNQSINKLLNVKAKYYENFSHTIDHNLNALRALGFEPVSKKVSVFSDESVEHLNLPKRFVHMHLTSRWMFKCANDESMAELIDYCENELDVKVVLTSDNKENELEKLASVLKICKSEPINLGGKLNLKQTIALSKCSSLFIGVDTAIMHIAAANDVPVIAFFGPSNAFEWGPWDNSLMENGYTAQNGIQNMGKHIVYQKDWDFVPCDKEGIAKHGIEKTLMDFSDEMPKIKAKIKEILG
- a CDS encoding glycosyltransferase family 2 protein; the protein is MLSVVILTFNSQKYLQEVLESTNFADEVIVVDSGSSDGTKQICQNFSNVKFYEQAWLGFGAQKQKGVDLAKNEWIFVLDSDEVITDELKNEIIDTLKEPKFMAYNVARLNFFFGKAIKNMGLYPDYTVRLFNKNFAKFDGRAVHEKVILNDDSQKLGTLKNHFLHYAYESIEQFIAKQNRYSSMGAKKNLFKALTSPAWTFFKLYVLKGGFKEGFAGYVIARLYAQYTFWKYIK
- a CDS encoding M23 family metallopeptidase → KDDKLGINLLSKENMDEFISSFNESKSLTRVDSGMWEDGDEEVLVKVEMSNEIVFPLKIKPLNNRGMEYDRTLMLGDKGESQAIFGRNRNNGKRQHAARDLYTDMPFKKNVDIKTFKSDVEIVSIADGEVIKTGNFYCKTDHITIQYDTVEFGSFIIRYGEVDPSRVKVKAGDMVRKGQVIRIFWTND
- the waaC gene encoding lipopolysaccharide heptosyltransferase I, with protein sequence MQNKNQLKIAIVKLSALGDIVHAAIVLQFIKKHYPNAHITWLVDARFASLLKDHPLIDELVVLPLKESFKKSYKIIKTLGKFDKVIDLQGLFKSAVVAKIICKQTYGFSRESIKEKIAARLYRHKFKIDYNENIIIRNLALVAFALNFSFEASEILEKAPCFEVSEIYKNESGKKRVLIAAFASEESKIYNKFKDVIRLLDGCEIYLCYGSESEKVRAEAIISGTSAKLLEKLSIKEMISFITSCDLVIGNDSGLTHLAWAVNRPSITLFGNRPSHRNAYITDKNLVIDMGKQIDARSIDKNDFCIKEIYPETVANFAKRLLHG
- a CDS encoding glycosyltransferase family 4 protein, which gives rise to MNILHTQTLFNWGGEQNKTLNEMRFMREMGHNVILFCNPNSQIESIAKEEGFSVIVQEMNKKNFHKSVPALCEAISSNKIDALITHGSTDSWVGAVAGLFYRSKGVKFYKERHNLFPIKGFLSKLMHKRLFDKILYISDSVKEYLLSIGVSKDRLVFMPSTVDVEAIDATKSTFRDEFNISQDELVIGTFTSLYRKKGVFDFASAAKEILKSKDATIVFSGNISDSTKEQIASMFDQKDKIIFTGFRNDAANIIKSFDIYVFASHSEGLGTVLLEAMSSKVPVVVYDNAPMNVLVKDRERGLCAKNLDEISLKECILELINEPEKAKIYSQNAFKFVDENFSHKALKEAIKNLLEQK
- a CDS encoding polysaccharide deacetylase family protein is translated as MSVTVLMYHHVLEKSGFIASSVDEFRSHMKFLAENGYKTLSINEFIAYKKGELEVPKKSVCITFDDGWMDNYIYAYPIVKEFGLKANIFIITGWIEAAQKAHEMRPANFLNVDHNECKRLAPSRPQDVILNLEQIEKMSDCFYFHSHTHGHFDGYFGQLSLDEEFGLCREFMKKNFGFEDNALCWPRGKYNDKYLSTAKKHGYSAFFTTKRGINKADGNLEEIKRIVTKRDEKWLKKTMFIYQNDILGSIYAAIRS
- a CDS encoding lipid A biosynthesis lauroyl acyltransferase is translated as MDKLYLAGFYTLKFFIFLLPHSLQNLLAKFLAFAFMKLKKKRFHIVMTNLDLAFGESKTKEEKLEIAKKCYYNFAKYLGINFILNQNTTKQKILDQVVFKNEHFLLDAMKSGRPIIVTTAHFGQWEIFGLAVAAHFGPSSVLGRRLDSSVMDKILRANRSQFDVELIDKDGGAKDILKALKARRIVGILVDQNTAPKDGIKVKFFDKDVLHTPAASVLAQKTNALIINAFIYQKDENISEICFSPAIDINKFDKEEAVQKVTQMQCSACEEMVRARPEEYFWFHQRFKRFYKNEYKC
- a CDS encoding polysaccharide deacetylase family protein; this translates as MNYPVCVLTMHHCNNNENDFAIKPELFKKALLMALNEGYKFINYNRFKDIASGRAKASRKSILLTFDDGYFDNYKFAFPILKELKIPAVCFLITDKIKDFKRQDYDFAFKKHKEIDYEKDAEYFLNLDEIRQMQESGLFEFDSHTASHFSCKSNDETKLREEFSSSLAKIKELFPEKKEFGFCFPKGHFNELSLKVVREYYDFAFSVIDGGFCAGDDKFKIRRIDISNNAKSESDYIFRIKKKLFIYSTPVLGNLYSNFRNRGYK